Proteins encoded within one genomic window of Oceaniferula marina:
- a CDS encoding sulfatase family protein has translation MIKYTLIGLSVVALGSLSVWAQEKPNIILMMADDLGWGDTGYNGNKVIKTPHLDRMAAEGLRMDRFYSASAVCSPTRASCLTGRNPYRTGVFYANTGILRPEEITLPEILQEYGYATGHFGKWHLGTLTTKEKDANRGKPGETKLFNPPSEHGYGMCFVTESKVPTYDPMKKPKDFGQGNLRLGWAPLSEGQPFTHYGTHYWDIEGKKVNDNLDGDDSRVIMDRVLPFIDQSVESKKPFIAVVWFHTPHLPCVAGPRHQEMYKDYPLEQRNYAGCVTAMDEQIGRLRAHLAERGVADNTMIWFCSDNGPEGKANGKNGSAADFTGRKRSLHEGGVRVPGLLVWPKAIPQGRVTSMPCVTSDYLPTVLDAAGITYPEPKRDLDGESLLPMIQGKKETRNKPISLMIGKSVAMHDGKFKLLSQNGGKSYALYNLETDQKEKSNLAEQSAERIETMKRVLQQWHESVRQSFEGEEYGKKSYDRLKQKWQSPLSSRKKKK, from the coding sequence ATGATAAAATACACATTGATCGGGCTTTCTGTAGTCGCTTTGGGCTCGTTGTCCGTTTGGGCTCAAGAAAAACCTAACATTATCCTGATGATGGCCGACGATCTTGGCTGGGGCGATACGGGATACAATGGAAACAAAGTGATCAAAACCCCGCACCTCGACCGCATGGCGGCAGAAGGGCTGCGCATGGATCGTTTTTATTCTGCCTCCGCGGTTTGTTCTCCGACTCGGGCAAGTTGTTTGACTGGGCGGAACCCTTACCGGACGGGTGTTTTTTATGCCAATACCGGGATTCTGAGGCCTGAGGAAATTACGCTTCCGGAGATCCTTCAGGAGTATGGCTATGCGACCGGGCATTTTGGCAAATGGCATCTAGGGACGCTGACGACCAAGGAGAAAGATGCGAACCGCGGCAAGCCCGGCGAAACCAAGCTCTTCAATCCGCCAAGCGAACATGGCTACGGAATGTGTTTTGTTACCGAATCGAAGGTTCCCACCTATGACCCGATGAAAAAGCCGAAGGATTTTGGGCAAGGGAATTTGAGGTTAGGCTGGGCTCCTTTGAGTGAGGGACAGCCATTTACTCACTACGGAACCCACTACTGGGATATCGAAGGGAAAAAAGTGAATGACAACCTGGATGGAGATGACAGTCGTGTGATCATGGATCGGGTCCTACCCTTCATCGATCAATCGGTGGAGTCGAAGAAGCCGTTTATCGCGGTTGTTTGGTTCCACACTCCGCATCTCCCTTGTGTAGCGGGGCCCCGGCATCAGGAGATGTATAAGGATTACCCCTTGGAACAGAGGAATTACGCCGGCTGTGTGACGGCGATGGATGAACAAATTGGCCGACTTCGAGCCCATCTCGCGGAGAGAGGGGTCGCAGACAACACAATGATTTGGTTTTGCAGCGATAACGGCCCTGAAGGAAAGGCGAACGGAAAGAATGGATCAGCCGCAGACTTTACCGGACGTAAGCGAAGCCTCCATGAAGGGGGTGTCCGAGTGCCCGGCTTGTTGGTTTGGCCCAAGGCGATTCCGCAGGGGCGTGTTACCAGCATGCCTTGTGTGACCAGTGATTACCTACCCACGGTCTTGGATGCAGCTGGGATTACTTATCCTGAGCCCAAACGTGACCTCGACGGAGAGAGTTTGCTTCCGATGATTCAAGGGAAGAAGGAAACGAGGAACAAACCAATCAGCCTGATGATTGGTAAGTCCGTGGCGATGCACGATGGAAAGTTTAAGCTGCTGAGTCAGAACGGAGGCAAGTCGTATGCTCTGTATAATCTCGAGACCGACCAGAAAGAGAAAAGCAATCTCGCGGAGCAGAGTGCCGAGCGGATTGAGACGATGAAGCGGGTGCTTCAACAATGGCACGAGTCCGTTCGCCAAAGTTTTGAAGGTGAGGAATACGGAAAGAAATCCTACGATCGCCTGAAACAGAAATGGCAGAGCCCCTTATCGAGTCGCAAAAAGAAAAAGTAG
- a CDS encoding sialate O-acetylesterase: MMKTKLLTIILSSVLFLPLYGETKDKEALSITSVFSDHMVLQRQMPVPVWGKGKAGSTVSVTVAGKSAKAVVDASGDWKAQLPELPAGGPHVFAVSSGGSRIELQDVLVGEVWIASGQSNMQMGYQSLKDGKKRYAEASALPIRSLSVPRTVHDAPQKNMKGKWATKPCQSAVALTFALDLQKASGVPVGIIEASWGSSSLEGWMPLSMTTEFPHFKKMMENYHQYDQAEVNRLLEKEKNGGKRVRLDDIFFRTRPNILYNAMMAPLIPYACRGMIWYQGEANTSSLGSMRQYGETLPAWVQCLRQQWGRDDFYFLAVMLPGHGKMVKESPVKSSRSPEAYSWAWFREAQQKVLSLPNTGIANTIDLGSEKNIHPRDKGPIGRRLSLFAQKLTLGKLVQADGPTLKQCKKTGKKTMVVTYTHAEGLKTKDGKAPRGFWLGDNKGNWVEAKASIDGETVVLTWDDEAFVSEHVRYAFAGFPDVNLVNEAGLPAMPFRTDDMEPKGYHDTPLEPGVKWRRK, from the coding sequence ATGATGAAAACAAAACTACTAACCATTATTCTGTCGTCTGTTTTATTTCTTCCTTTGTATGGGGAAACAAAGGACAAGGAGGCATTATCAATTACTTCTGTATTTTCCGACCACATGGTGTTGCAGCGGCAGATGCCGGTGCCTGTTTGGGGAAAAGGAAAAGCAGGCTCTACGGTCTCCGTCACAGTGGCGGGCAAGTCCGCCAAGGCAGTCGTTGATGCTTCCGGTGACTGGAAGGCTCAGTTGCCGGAGCTTCCCGCAGGTGGACCGCATGTTTTTGCGGTGAGTTCGGGGGGGAGTCGCATTGAGCTTCAGGATGTGTTGGTGGGCGAAGTTTGGATTGCTTCCGGTCAGTCGAACATGCAGATGGGTTATCAAAGCCTCAAAGATGGCAAAAAGAGATATGCTGAGGCCTCAGCTTTGCCGATCCGCTCGTTGAGCGTTCCGCGGACGGTTCATGATGCTCCCCAGAAAAACATGAAGGGTAAGTGGGCTACGAAACCTTGCCAGAGTGCTGTGGCGCTAACCTTCGCGCTCGATTTGCAAAAAGCCTCGGGCGTTCCTGTCGGGATCATTGAGGCATCATGGGGAAGTTCCTCATTGGAAGGTTGGATGCCCCTTTCCATGACAACTGAATTCCCTCACTTCAAGAAGATGATGGAGAATTACCATCAGTATGATCAGGCTGAAGTGAACAGGCTGCTAGAGAAGGAGAAAAATGGAGGGAAACGTGTGCGACTGGATGATATCTTTTTTAGAACTCGTCCGAATATTCTCTACAATGCGATGATGGCGCCGCTGATCCCTTACGCATGCCGTGGGATGATCTGGTACCAGGGTGAAGCCAATACCAGCTCGTTGGGAAGCATGCGCCAGTATGGCGAGACGCTGCCGGCCTGGGTGCAGTGTCTGAGGCAGCAGTGGGGTCGGGATGATTTTTATTTTTTAGCCGTCATGCTTCCCGGTCATGGAAAAATGGTGAAGGAGAGCCCGGTCAAATCAAGCCGGTCACCCGAGGCGTATTCATGGGCATGGTTCCGTGAAGCCCAACAAAAGGTGCTGAGCTTGCCGAATACGGGCATCGCCAACACGATCGATCTTGGCAGTGAAAAGAATATTCATCCCAGAGACAAGGGCCCGATTGGGAGAAGATTGAGTTTGTTCGCTCAAAAGCTCACTTTGGGAAAACTGGTCCAAGCTGATGGGCCGACCTTGAAACAGTGCAAGAAGACTGGAAAGAAGACCATGGTTGTGACTTATACCCATGCGGAAGGATTAAAGACGAAGGACGGCAAAGCCCCGAGAGGGTTCTGGCTTGGAGACAACAAAGGGAATTGGGTGGAAGCCAAAGCCTCGATCGATGGGGAGACGGTTGTTCTCACGTGGGATGATGAGGCTTTTGTCTCGGAACATGTTCGCTATGCGTTTGCAGGGTTCCCTGATGTTAATCTTGTGAATGAGGCCGGATTGCCGGCCATGCCATTCCGGACGGATGATATGGAACCGAAAGGATACCATGATACCCCCTTGGAACCCGGGGTTAAATGGAGAAGAAAGTAA
- a CDS encoding sulfatase family protein produces the protein MKTIAYSVLTGVMALSAVCAKQDRPNILFIMTDDQAAWTTGYSGNKQAMTPALDSFREEAASLPNTFVNSPVCSPSRATLMTSRYPSEVKIMEYSHNPLSPEFETWPRLLQKNGYHTGLIGKWHLGGGESHPTKLGYDYFMGLLGGGCSPVNPPLEVDGKKIKVKGFMLDILTEDAMKFIENRPKDKPFMLSLHYRAPHGAYLPVRDEIWDKVKDKAYALPDFPKLKPNLEKMMRGYLASVSHYDWNFGRLMKKLDELGLRENTVVIVTSDHGYNIGHHGATHKGNGDWGSELPRSYHHKNLDKLPGKKMPNMWDTSLSPPHLIRWPETVKPNSTIRQEINFIDFFPTLCAMAGTQIPQGTVVRGKSFLPLLDGSQGDEEWNNPLLIQHDTHLTYVLRGYRTKKWKIVTSYSHNYGFLYDLEKDPGETKNLYENPEYKQVRERLTKEMESKMKAVGDPLFLPGEYPFTKKRKKK, from the coding sequence ATGAAAACGATTGCATACTCCGTGTTGACAGGGGTGATGGCCTTGAGTGCGGTTTGCGCCAAGCAGGACCGCCCAAATATTCTGTTCATCATGACCGATGATCAGGCGGCCTGGACAACCGGTTACTCGGGGAATAAGCAGGCGATGACGCCGGCGCTGGATAGTTTTCGTGAGGAAGCTGCTTCTCTACCCAATACTTTTGTCAACTCCCCGGTGTGTAGTCCGTCCAGGGCGACCTTGATGACGAGTCGTTACCCGTCCGAAGTCAAGATTATGGAATACAGCCATAACCCACTGTCACCGGAGTTTGAGACTTGGCCACGACTGCTCCAGAAAAATGGCTACCATACCGGCTTGATCGGGAAATGGCATTTGGGTGGCGGGGAGAGCCACCCGACAAAGCTAGGTTACGATTACTTTATGGGTTTGTTAGGTGGTGGTTGCTCACCTGTGAACCCGCCACTTGAAGTGGATGGTAAAAAGATAAAGGTCAAAGGGTTTATGTTGGATATTCTCACGGAGGATGCGATGAAGTTCATTGAAAATCGACCGAAGGACAAGCCCTTCATGTTGAGTTTACATTACCGGGCCCCTCATGGGGCTTATCTCCCAGTGCGCGATGAGATCTGGGACAAGGTGAAGGACAAGGCCTATGCCCTGCCTGATTTTCCCAAACTCAAACCCAACCTTGAAAAGATGATGCGGGGATACTTGGCATCGGTAAGTCACTACGATTGGAATTTTGGTCGTTTGATGAAAAAACTGGATGAGCTCGGGCTTCGTGAGAATACGGTAGTGATTGTCACTTCGGACCACGGTTACAACATCGGTCATCATGGCGCTACCCACAAAGGGAATGGTGATTGGGGGTCGGAGTTGCCGCGTTCATACCACCACAAAAACCTAGATAAACTTCCTGGCAAAAAGATGCCCAATATGTGGGATACTTCCTTGAGTCCGCCGCATCTGATTCGTTGGCCAGAAACGGTGAAGCCTAACTCAACCATTCGCCAGGAAATCAACTTTATCGATTTTTTTCCGACCCTTTGTGCAATGGCGGGAACCCAAATCCCCCAAGGTACCGTGGTGCGAGGGAAGTCGTTTTTACCTTTGCTGGATGGTTCCCAGGGGGACGAGGAGTGGAATAATCCATTGCTCATCCAGCACGATACGCATTTGACTTATGTGCTCCGAGGTTACCGGACGAAAAAGTGGAAGATCGTCACAAGCTATAGCCACAACTACGGATTTCTTTATGATCTGGAAAAAGATCCGGGAGAAACGAAGAACTTGTATGAAAACCCGGAATACAAGCAGGTGCGTGAGCGTTTGACGAAGGAGATGGAATCGAAGATGAAGGCGGTTGGTGACCCCTTGTTCTTGCCTGGTGAGTATCCGTTCACTAAAAAGCGCAAGAAAAAGTGA
- a CDS encoding glycoside hydrolase family 95 protein yields MRTITHIKQWGTTALCVVVTGSAVAAESKGLSMWFDKPAEAYGKKSPLQSWKVENPKRTHKPNPDQAWEKYALPLGNGFIGAMIYGGTSYERVQLNEHSVWSGGPGSPDFIPDQNKHDAHKALPEIRALLLKGDKESKKKAQALSDEHLRGLGHEDRDKADETFGRYQTFGELIIETGHPEFAEGMYYRRELDLSTGLHKVSYKHKGVNYTRESFCSNPDRALVLHFSADKKANQNLTLKGFSPHVMKPDVEKGVWVFGGKLENNGLQIESRIGVLHQGGEVVVSSGGIEVQGADEVTFVLVAGTDYACKPPAYRGEHPAKQNAATLAAAKKLGLDQLRKRHLADHRSLHGRVSIDLGKTPADVLKLPLDERVALNKKQADHDLEELYFQFGRYLLIGSSRPGGLPANLQGIWCNETIPAWNSDYHLNINLQMNYWPSGPCNLLECQEPLIDYTNSLRGPGAVTAKAYSNARGWTANLSGNIWGYTVPQPGVKRPRYWSYFPLSGAWLTTHAFEQFAFGGDQKYLRETSWPILSGTADFLVDFLYELPNGELSSTPSWSPEHGPMSLGATADIAMAREALKNAIDAAAVLGEKGERVASWKKAMEKLVPYKVGQHGQLQEWYEDIDNPKDKHRHINHLFGLYPGSQISPVHTPELAKASMTTLTQRGDGATGWSMGWKINFWARIHDGDHAYLMVRNLLKNGTNPNLLDVHPPFQIDGNFGGCAGIAEMLVQSHYRADGGEIDLLPSLPKAWPKGEVKGIGARGGFTVDVQWDGGMVKAARVTASQDAQLTVRYNGKSVTKKMKKGESALLK; encoded by the coding sequence ATGAGAACCATCACACACATCAAACAATGGGGGACGACGGCGTTATGCGTTGTTGTTACAGGATCGGCTGTTGCCGCCGAATCGAAGGGACTAAGCATGTGGTTCGATAAGCCGGCCGAGGCCTATGGCAAGAAATCGCCGCTGCAAAGTTGGAAGGTCGAAAATCCGAAGCGAACCCACAAACCGAACCCGGATCAGGCGTGGGAAAAGTATGCTTTGCCGTTAGGGAACGGTTTTATTGGGGCCATGATCTATGGAGGCACTTCGTATGAGCGGGTGCAATTGAATGAGCACAGTGTGTGGAGTGGTGGTCCGGGTTCGCCGGACTTTATTCCGGATCAAAACAAACACGATGCCCACAAGGCGTTGCCCGAAATCAGGGCATTGCTTCTCAAGGGGGATAAGGAGAGCAAAAAGAAAGCCCAAGCGCTGAGTGATGAGCACTTGCGGGGTCTCGGTCACGAGGACCGGGATAAGGCGGATGAAACCTTTGGTCGCTACCAGACCTTCGGTGAATTGATCATCGAAACGGGTCACCCGGAGTTTGCTGAGGGAATGTATTATCGGCGGGAGTTGGATCTTTCCACGGGGTTACACAAGGTAAGTTACAAGCACAAGGGGGTAAATTACACGCGCGAAAGTTTTTGCTCGAATCCGGACCGTGCACTGGTGCTGCATTTTTCAGCTGATAAAAAAGCAAACCAGAACCTGACCCTCAAAGGCTTTTCTCCTCATGTGATGAAGCCGGACGTTGAGAAAGGTGTCTGGGTGTTTGGAGGTAAGCTGGAAAACAATGGCTTGCAGATTGAGTCACGAATCGGTGTGCTCCATCAGGGGGGGGAGGTTGTGGTGAGCTCCGGCGGCATTGAGGTGCAAGGTGCCGATGAGGTCACCTTCGTTTTGGTTGCCGGAACCGATTATGCATGCAAGCCTCCGGCATACCGTGGTGAGCATCCTGCAAAACAGAATGCGGCGACCTTGGCCGCAGCGAAGAAGCTGGGATTGGACCAGCTCCGCAAACGCCACCTTGCCGATCATCGAAGCCTTCATGGCCGGGTGTCGATCGACCTAGGTAAGACGCCTGCTGATGTTTTGAAGCTGCCGCTTGATGAACGTGTCGCCTTGAATAAAAAACAAGCGGACCACGATCTCGAAGAGCTGTATTTCCAATTTGGACGTTACCTTTTGATCGGAAGTTCGCGCCCAGGAGGTCTGCCTGCAAACTTGCAGGGGATTTGGTGCAACGAAACCATTCCCGCTTGGAACAGCGATTACCACCTGAACATCAACCTGCAGATGAACTATTGGCCGAGTGGTCCGTGTAACCTGCTGGAATGCCAGGAGCCATTGATCGATTACACCAATTCCCTGCGTGGCCCGGGGGCTGTGACGGCTAAAGCCTACAGCAATGCCCGCGGTTGGACCGCAAACCTCTCAGGGAATATCTGGGGGTATACGGTGCCTCAGCCCGGGGTGAAGCGCCCTCGCTATTGGTCGTATTTCCCCCTTTCCGGTGCGTGGTTGACGACTCACGCATTTGAACAGTTCGCCTTTGGTGGTGACCAAAAGTATTTGCGTGAAACCAGCTGGCCGATTCTTTCCGGCACAGCCGACTTCTTGGTGGATTTCCTTTATGAACTACCAAACGGGGAGCTGTCCAGCACGCCGAGTTGGTCACCGGAACACGGCCCTATGTCACTGGGGGCGACCGCTGACATTGCGATGGCTCGCGAGGCCCTGAAAAATGCGATTGATGCTGCTGCGGTGCTCGGGGAAAAGGGAGAACGTGTCGCCAGCTGGAAAAAAGCCATGGAGAAGCTGGTTCCCTACAAAGTCGGGCAGCACGGCCAACTGCAGGAATGGTATGAGGATATCGATAACCCGAAGGATAAACACCGCCACATCAACCATCTGTTTGGACTCTACCCAGGGAGCCAGATTTCACCGGTGCATACACCCGAACTGGCCAAAGCATCAATGACAACGCTGACACAGCGTGGCGACGGCGCCACCGGATGGTCGATGGGCTGGAAGATTAACTTCTGGGCACGTATTCACGACGGTGATCACGCCTATCTCATGGTGCGAAATCTGCTGAAGAACGGAACCAACCCGAACCTGTTGGATGTGCACCCACCGTTCCAGATCGACGGAAACTTTGGCGGTTGCGCCGGGATTGCCGAGATGTTGGTGCAGAGCCACTATCGTGCAGACGGAGGCGAAATTGATTTGTTGCCCTCATTGCCCAAGGCCTGGCCAAAGGGTGAGGTGAAAGGGATCGGTGCCCGTGGTGGTTTTACCGTCGATGTGCAGTGGGATGGCGGTATGGTTAAAGCGGCGCGTGTTACCGCCAGTCAAGATGCGCAATTGACCGTCCGCTACAATGGTAAGTCCGTGACGAAAAAAATGAAAAAAGGGGAGTCTGCGCTGCTTAAGTAA
- a CDS encoding PEP-CTERM sorting domain-containing protein, translated as MKKTITGTVLGAIITMGTAQSATVFSADFSGSTATTSGTAITGLTSASNLDAGTSPGSWSGLATSTGGTTSGIDVTSAAATAMSGNWMLIGRSTNDTSHSTTATIDLSSEILLDGATISMDLNIRNSGGENGGLLVTGYTSGGTALFTFTGGNGGSPYGQRELATSSDISGTRDNTHNNLWSENGDGKTINLSLAAAGYTLTGDGGTTNLAGSYFASGDLASIKIEAKGSKALWGIDNISVAGTVVPEPSSTALLGLGGIALILRRRK; from the coding sequence ATGAAAAAGACAATAACGGGCACCGTGTTAGGTGCAATCATCACGATGGGGACTGCGCAGTCGGCGACGGTGTTTTCTGCTGATTTTTCCGGGTCGACAGCAACAACCTCAGGAACTGCGATTACCGGGCTTACCTCAGCGTCTAATTTGGATGCTGGTACATCGCCAGGTTCATGGAGTGGGTTAGCGACCTCAACGGGAGGCACGACTTCGGGAATTGATGTGACGAGTGCGGCTGCTACAGCGATGTCAGGGAATTGGATGCTGATTGGTAGAAGTACAAATGATACTAGTCATAGCACAACGGCGACAATCGATTTGAGTTCTGAAATTTTGTTGGATGGCGCCACGATTTCGATGGATCTTAACATTCGCAATTCAGGAGGAGAAAATGGAGGGCTTCTTGTGACAGGTTATACCAGTGGCGGGACTGCTTTGTTTACGTTTACCGGTGGTAATGGTGGAAGTCCCTATGGACAAAGGGAGTTAGCAACCTCTTCTGATATTTCCGGGACGCGGGATAATACTCACAATAATTTATGGTCTGAGAATGGTGATGGTAAGACAATCAACCTTAGCCTCGCTGCTGCCGGATATACATTGACCGGTGATGGGGGAACTACGAATCTCGCAGGTTCATATTTTGCTAGTGGAGATCTGGCATCAATCAAGATTGAGGCCAAAGGCAGCAAGGCATTATGGGGGATTGATAATATTAGTGTTGCTGGAACGGTAGTCCCTGAACCGTCCTCCACAGCCCTTCTTGGCCTCGGTGGCATAGCCCTGATCCTGCGCCGACGGAAGTAG
- a CDS encoding LamG-like jellyroll fold domain-containing protein, protein MTDEHFYHALSRLADNDIDPELFGELEAYLLSSDQARAQYQEFMQLQSLVGLELDVHHRSEPHLPVQRILFRQKRRAVFVAWLSAAAVLILGAVLMRLYLMPEPVAGDLVFKSSPGTEISVTHSGEGSPTGQTMQPGSRMVVEQGVVELQFASGVRSVVMAPADLTMRSEGELFLREGRAWFHVPEQAIGFKVRTDDLSVLDLGTEFGVLARPGEHDEVHVFKGRVEVESLRVRKQKGELTAGQARRIDPVGRLVEISTNSGGFLAELPDSLPYLHWSFDDGVTSPVAGTYPYIERINTVGEGGTKLVDGPFGKALSLNGQGQKVATDWPGFEGTRARTVAFWIRFPEGKQPQQFGGIVGWGDNSHEGGKWSLIAHQDKESRGRISLFWGNRSVKTSSVIGAGQWTHVVVRDMLSAGEDGGVSIYVNGQSEPLKGRFYVTGEEAETLTVTKNAMPLTFGETIRDPEIAHRRRQLKADLDEIYVFDGALTDEQIRQFTDSQRSQFEKFGGNSETKPTIK, encoded by the coding sequence GTGACGGATGAGCATTTTTACCATGCCCTGTCCCGTCTTGCGGACAATGATATTGATCCTGAGCTGTTCGGGGAGTTGGAGGCTTATTTGTTATCTTCTGACCAGGCCCGTGCACAGTATCAGGAATTTATGCAATTGCAGAGTTTGGTGGGCCTGGAGCTTGATGTGCATCATCGTTCGGAGCCACACCTGCCTGTGCAGCGGATCCTTTTTCGCCAAAAACGTCGGGCCGTTTTTGTGGCTTGGCTTTCAGCGGCGGCGGTTTTGATTCTCGGGGCGGTGCTGATGCGCTTGTATTTGATGCCGGAGCCTGTTGCTGGAGATCTGGTATTCAAATCTTCGCCTGGCACTGAAATTTCGGTGACCCATTCCGGAGAGGGGTCACCGACGGGACAGACGATGCAGCCGGGGTCGAGAATGGTGGTTGAGCAAGGTGTGGTGGAGTTGCAATTTGCATCCGGCGTGAGGTCGGTGGTGATGGCCCCTGCAGATCTGACGATGCGGTCTGAAGGTGAGTTGTTTTTGAGGGAGGGCAGAGCCTGGTTTCATGTGCCGGAGCAGGCCATTGGTTTTAAAGTGAGAACGGACGATTTGTCGGTGCTCGATTTGGGCACGGAGTTCGGTGTGCTGGCCCGACCCGGCGAGCATGATGAAGTTCATGTGTTCAAGGGACGGGTGGAAGTGGAGTCCCTCAGGGTAAGGAAGCAAAAAGGTGAACTCACGGCAGGGCAGGCCCGCCGCATCGACCCGGTTGGCCGTTTGGTAGAAATATCCACAAACTCTGGTGGTTTTCTTGCGGAGCTTCCTGATTCGCTGCCGTATTTGCATTGGTCATTTGATGACGGTGTGACTTCTCCGGTAGCGGGAACCTACCCATACATTGAACGGATCAACACGGTGGGTGAAGGGGGAACCAAGCTTGTCGACGGACCGTTTGGTAAGGCTCTATCATTAAATGGGCAAGGCCAGAAGGTGGCTACCGATTGGCCAGGGTTTGAGGGGACGCGTGCGAGGACAGTAGCTTTTTGGATTCGCTTTCCCGAGGGTAAGCAGCCTCAACAATTCGGAGGCATTGTGGGTTGGGGGGATAATTCCCATGAGGGGGGCAAGTGGTCGTTGATTGCCCACCAGGATAAAGAGAGCCGTGGTCGAATTTCCCTATTTTGGGGGAACCGATCGGTGAAGACTTCATCCGTGATTGGGGCCGGGCAGTGGACCCATGTCGTGGTGCGCGATATGCTGTCGGCCGGGGAGGATGGAGGAGTCTCCATTTACGTCAACGGTCAGTCCGAGCCATTGAAAGGACGTTTTTATGTCACCGGAGAGGAAGCCGAGACCTTGACCGTCACGAAAAATGCGATGCCTCTCACCTTTGGTGAAACCATTCGGGACCCTGAGATCGCCCATCGCCGCCGCCAACTTAAAGCGGACCTGGATGAAATTTATGTTTTTGACGGAGCACTGACGGATGAGCAAATCCGCCAGTTCACTGACTCACAACGCTCTCAATTCGAGAAATTCGGAGGGAACTCCGAAACCAAACCAACAATAAAATAA
- a CDS encoding sigma-70 family RNA polymerase sigma factor: MTEFVHLLTSHQEVIRGYITSLLPNYQDVNDVLQDVNVKLWERQHTFELGTNFGAWSCTMAKYIVLSHRAKLKRQNWLLFSDELIEKLADPVSATAEPVGLASKRVALHQCLKKLDSGELELLRVRYDEDVSVIDHAGKIGKSAESLRMMLYRIRLGLKDCVQRRLRMEGDMV; the protein is encoded by the coding sequence ATGACGGAATTTGTGCACCTCCTGACGAGTCATCAGGAGGTGATTCGCGGGTACATTACCTCCTTGCTGCCGAACTACCAGGATGTGAACGATGTGCTGCAGGATGTGAATGTCAAGTTGTGGGAACGGCAACATACGTTTGAGTTGGGGACCAATTTTGGTGCCTGGTCCTGCACCATGGCGAAATACATCGTCCTGAGTCACCGGGCAAAGTTAAAGCGGCAGAACTGGCTATTATTCAGTGATGAGCTGATTGAAAAATTGGCCGATCCAGTATCCGCGACAGCAGAGCCGGTGGGCTTGGCCTCGAAACGGGTGGCGCTCCATCAGTGTTTGAAAAAGCTGGACTCGGGAGAGCTGGAGTTATTGAGGGTCCGTTATGACGAGGATGTGAGTGTGATTGATCATGCTGGGAAGATAGGAAAATCGGCAGAATCTTTGAGAATGATGTTGTACCGGATTCGGCTTGGATTGAAAGACTGTGTTCAACGTCGTCTGCGGATGGAAGGAGATATGGTGTGA